The proteins below come from a single Candida albicans SC5314 chromosome 7, complete sequence genomic window:
- the SLA2 gene encoding Sla2p (Actin binding protein with roles in growth control and morphogenesis; required for alkaline pH-induced hyphal formation; localized to actin patches; rat catheter biofilm repressed), which yields MSRAEVDLQTSVKKACNADEVPPKRKHVRACIVYTWDHKNSRAFWNAVKIQPLQSNEVQLFKALIMIHKVLQEGHPNTLKDGYRNRDFIASLATVFPSHGSAYGRLINQYDKYILQKLDFHRNNPGFNGTFEYEEYISLRAVNDPNEGYEALLNLMDLQDSINDLQKLIFATINQSHSNLCKVSALVPLIAESYGIYKFCISMLRAMYQQLGEDDALSGLVERFDSQHFMLRDFYTDCHAIKFLTSLITIPRLPNSAPNLKVTDDGQPISRPRSVSTTDTNNNNNNTNNTTPQLSSQPTSQFEQPPVAPAIDQLVGQQTGYLYQQQQEQERIQQQLELQRQQQLQQQQEQQRLFEQQQRDQERRFMEEQQALQMQQTQQQQHIGRVSELEHDLLMFKNQYDNDQQLLQQYDSRVKSLENEMSALNSTATQQIASKDEQIKNLEDQIANWTKKYESLAKLYSQLRQEHLNLLAKFKKIQQKISSAQESIMKKEKLEKDLKAKNVELADLIRERDRARLDLDRLKANKDQEIEKLQAEVRELTLTQQESGKLQSLNLSSIMTKHQSELDKLKNQLAERELKLTNLGDSEQLQSKLRDTEMELQITNESLDNALAELHRTKEDQDDIINAQIDHILLANVEKFKNLIDIFLENSVKRVLDTKHELVSPVQAGNLNASPEYVLSIIELCSDTATEFATIFNSFIAEDRNEDESSFSDIILSTSSLTSSINDLTLNAKGMTKNIVGGDNFEEKIYQLVSQILDETIGFFQNLKSEKLNKFDDIDDKIDAVIDGNYQLQTSLKSLGQYIDTLTANTNVIKVHKNGNLEELFDDEMQQTVDTISLASKFLNDLMANPQLYNGNGGNIEVDEMLLACAKAITDAVAELIKASIKSQQEIISKGGTTKSDFYKKNSRWTEGLISASKAVAGATNVLIHTADGVLKQSNSHEELIVASNEVAASTAQLVAASRVKANFVSQAQDNLEIASSNVSKACKSLVVKVEGLLIRKDEEGEKEKENIDLTKLTPYEGKTLEMEQQVKILKLENSILAARKRLAEIRKQEYKTPETVFD from the coding sequence ATGAGTCGTGCTGAAGTTGATTTACAAACAAGTGTTAAAAAAGCTTGTAATGCTGATGAAGTACCCCCGAAAAGAAAACATGTGAGAGCTTGTATTGTTTATACTTGGGATCATAAAAACTCTCGTGCCTTTTGGAATGCTGTTAAAATCCAACCATTACAAAGTAATGAAgttcaattgtttaaagCATTGATTATGATTCATAAAGTTTTACAAGAAGGACATCCAAACACTTTGAAAGATGGATATAGAAATCGGGATTTCATTGCTTCTTTGGCAACAGTTTTCCCTAGTCATGGAAGTGCTTATGGGAgattaattaatcaatacgataaatatattcttcaaaaatTGGATTTCCATCGTAATAATCCTGGTTTTAATGGGACATTTGAATATGAAGAATATATCTCATTAAGAGCCGTTAATGATCCTAATGAAGGTTATGAAgcattattaaatttgatggATCTTCAAGATCTGattaatgatttacaaaaacTTATTTTTGCCACAATTAATCAAAGTCATAGTAATTTATGTAAAGTTAGTGCCTTAGTGCCATTAATTGCTGAATCTTATGggatttataaattttgtatttctATGCTTAGAGCCATGTATCAACAATTGGGAGAAGATGATGCATTGAGCGGATTAGTTGAAAGATTTGATTCTCAACATTTCATGCTTAGAGATTTTTATACTGATTGTCATGccattaaatttttaactAGTTTGATCACTATCCCTAGATTACCAAATAGTGCTCCAAATTTAAAAGTCACCGATGATGGTCAACCAATTTCTAGACCTCGTTCTGTTAGTACTACCgataccaacaacaacaacaacaacactaATAATACTACCCCACAATTGTCTTCACAACCTACATCTCAATTTGAACAACCTCCGGTAGCTCCGGCTATTGATCAATTAGTAGGTCAACAAACGGGATATTtgtatcaacaacaacaagaacaagaaagaatccaacaacaattggaattacaacgtcaacaacaacttcaacaacaacaagaacaacaaagattattcgaacaacaacaacgagACCAAGAAAGAAGGTTTATGGAGGAACAACAAGCACTTCAAATGCAACAaactcaacaacaacaacatattGGCAGAGTTTCTGAATTAGAAcatgatttattaatgttcaaaaatcaatatgataatgatcaacaattattacaacAATATGATTCTCGAGTTAAAAGtttagaaaatgaaatgagTGCCCTTAATTCAACGGCAACACAACAAATTGCTTCTAAAGAtgaacaaatcaaaaatttagaaGATCAAATTGCCAATTGGACGAAAAAATATGAATCACTTGCAAAATTATATTCACAATTACGTCAAGaacatttaaatttattagctaaattcaaaaaaattcaacaaaaaattagtAGTGCTCAAGAATCGATtatgaagaaagaaaaattggaaaaagatttaaaaGCGAAAAATGTTGAATTAGCCGATTTAATTCGTGAAAGAGATAGAGCTAGATTAGATTTAGATCGATTAAAAGCTAATAaagatcaagaaattgaaaaattgcaAGCTGAAGTTCGAGAATTGACTTTAACCCAACAAGAATCGGGTAAATTACAAAGTTTGAATCTTTCTAGTATTATGACTAAACATCAATCAGAATtagataaattgaaaaatcaattagCTGAAAgagaattaaaattgacTAATTTGGGTGATTCAGAACAATTACAATCGAAATTAAGAGATACAGAAATGGAATTGCAAATCACTAATGAATCATTAGATAATGCTCTTGCTGAATTACATCGTACTAAAGAAGATCAAgatgatattattaatgcCCAAATTGATCATATTTTACTTGCTAATGtggaaaaatttaaaaatcttattgatatttttttggaaaatagTGTGAAAAGAGTATTAGATACTAAACATGAATTAGTATCACCGGTACAAGCAGGGAATTTAAATGCATCACCAGAATAtgtattatcaattattgaacTTTGTTCTGATACAGCTACTGAATTTGCtacaattttcaatagttTTATTGCTGAAGATAgaaatgaagatgaatcGAGTTTTTCTGATATCATTTTAAGTACATCATCTTTAACTTCAAgtattaatgatttaacaTTAAATGCCAAAGGGATgacaaaaaatattgttggtggggataattttgaagaaaaaatttatcaattggtttCACAAATATTGGATGAAACAATTggatttttccaaaatttaaaatccgaaaaattgaataaatttgatgatattgatgataaaattgatgcTGTTATCGATGGgaattatcaattacaaaCTTCATTGAAAAGTTTAGGACAATATATTGATACATTAACTGCTAATACTAATGTCATTAAAGTTCATAAAAATGGTAATTTagaagaattatttgatgatgaaatgCAACAAACAGTTGATACTATTAGTTTAGCATCgaaatttttgaatgatttaatGGCAAATCCTCAACTTtataatggtaatggtggGAACattgaagttgatgaaatGTTATTAGCTTGTGCCAAAGCCATAACTGATGCCGTTGCCGAATTAATCAAAGCATCAATAAAATCccaacaagaaattatttCCAAAGGTGGTACCACAAAGAGTGATTtctacaaaaaaaatagtcGTTGGACCGAGGGGCTCATTAGTGCATCTAAAGCGGTTGCTGGTGCAACAAATGTTTTAATTCATACTGCTGATGGAGTACTTAAACAATCCAATTCTcatgaagaattaattgttgCATCTAATGAAGTTGCGGCATCAACAGCACAATTAGTTGCTGCATCAAGAGTGAAAGCTAATTTTGTTTCTCAAGCTCAAGataatttagaaattgCTTCCAGTAATGTTAGTAAAGCTTGTAAATCACTTGTTGTTAAAGTTGAAGGATTATTAATTAgaaaagatgaagaaggagaaaaagaaaaagaaaatattgatttgacTAAACTTACTCCATATGAAGGTAAAACTCTTGAAATGGAACAACAAGTGAAAATTCttaaattggaaaattcaattttagcAGCTCGTAAAAGACTTGCAGAAATTAGAAAACAAGAATATAAAACTCCAGAAACTGTTTTTGATTGA
- a CDS encoding uncharacterized protein (Ortholog of C. dubliniensis CD36 : Cd36_73480, Pichia stipitis Pignal : PICST_30727, Candida tropicalis MYA-3404 : CTRG_05165 and Candida albicans WO-1 : CAWG_05712), with product MGAWGAGYFDSDMSCDCWAELRHENTENALELIITYLQNVVNNNSYIEVDETDAAIVCSLLVIVLFTNYNWINETFTEKDIPKYVQEELEIFLNRYQKNWDENYKNKQIEIKIKIGEQKEVVSIPKLANLSLKQVLNPKISESCELWVETEYYDEWKQRIQILVDKLEQIQTSQ from the coding sequence ATGGGTGCTTGGGGTGCTGGTTATTTTGATAGTGATATGTCCTGTGATTGTTGGGCTGAATTAAGACATGAAAATACTGAAAATGCTCTTGAATTAATTATAACTTATTTACAAAATGTTGTTAACAATAATTCTTATattgaagttgatgaaaCTGATGCTGCTATTGTTTGTTCATTACttgtaattgttttatttacTAATTATAATTGGATTAATGAAACTTTTACAGAAAAAGATATTCCTAAATATGTTCAAGAAGaacttgaaatttttttaaatcgttatcaaaaaaattgggatgaaaattataaaaataaacaaattgaaattaaaattaaaattggtGAACAAAAAGAGGTGGTAAGTATCCCAAAATTGgcaaatttatcattaaaaCAAGTACTTAATCCTAAAATTAGTGAATCTTGTGAATTATGGGTGGAAACAGAATATTATGATGAATGGAAACAAAGAATTCAAATActtgttgataaattggaacaaattcaaacatCACAATAA
- a CDS encoding uncharacterized protein (Ortholog(s) have role in posttranslational protein targeting to membrane and TRC complex, nucleus localization), whose product MTHEIYSYSLEDLDKLEQDLKFPKFNADIAWQLGSLARSLALKKYPQKPIIINITLSNGHNLFQTATINGTILDNDKWVNRKINTVIRFEKSSFYIGQKLRNKMKSLEEANFISSIDYATHGGSIPLRLINFDGIIGALTISGLAQEEDHLFAIEVVKQFLETLNLKQ is encoded by the coding sequence ATGACTCATGAAATTTACTCATATTCATTAGAAGatcttgataaattagaaCAAGATTTAAAATTCCCTAAATTCAATGCTGATATAGCATGGCAATTAGGTTCATTAGCTCGTTCATTAGCCCTTAAAAAATATCCTCAAAAaccaattattattaatatcaCATTACTGAATGGTcataatttatttcaaacTGCTACAATTAATGGTACAATTTtagataatgataaatggGTCAATCGGAAAATTAATACTGTGattagatttgaaaaatcaagtTTTTATATTGGtcaaaaattaagaaaCAAGATGAAATCATTAGAAGAAGCAAATTTTAtatcttcaattgattatgcAACTCATGGTGGTAGTATTCCTTTAAGgttaattaattttgatgGGATTATTGGTGCTTTGACAATTAGTGGATTAgcacaagaagaagatcaTTTATTTGCCATTGAAGTTGttaaacaatttcttgaaacTTTAAACttgaaacaataa
- a CDS encoding CCR4-NOT core subunit (CCR4-NOT complex component; involved in controlling mRNA initiation, elongation and degradation; rat catheter biofilm induced), which translates to MSSVGNPVHSLASTDSTASSSSSNKALNDEQIYQWISELVTGNNRERALLELGKKREQYDDLALVLWNSFGVITVLLEEIISVYPYLNPPNLSASISNRVCNALALLQCVASNVQTRTLFLNANLPLYLYPFLSTNARQRSFEYLRLTSLGVIGALVKNDTPEVINFLLTTEIVPLCLNIMEISSELSKTVAIFILQKILLDDQGLAYVCTTFERFHTVASVLSKMIDQLSIAVNSTNSQQQQQQQGQQAQQQQQQQQQTQSVPSSNSSGRLLKHVVRCYMRLSDNLEARKALANILPEPLRDGTFSTILQDDLATKRCLSQLLSNINEPQ; encoded by the coding sequence ATGTCTTCAGTTGGCAATCCTGTACATTCATTAGCACTGACCGATTCTACGGCTTCCTCTTCATCCTCTAATAAAGCTTTAAATGATgaacaaatttatcaatggATATCAGAATTAGTAACGGGCAACAATAGAGAAAGAGcattattagaattagGTAAAAAAAGAGAACAATATGATGATTTAGCCTTAGTTTTATGGAATTCATTTGGAGTCATCACGGttttattagaagaaataaTATCGGTATATCCTTATTTAAATCCACCAAATTTAAGTGCATCTATATCTAATCGAGTTTGTAATGCATTGGCATTATTACAATGTGTAGCATCAAATGTTCAAACGAGaacattatttttaaatgcTAATTTAccattatatttatatccATTTTTATCAACTAATGCTCGTCAAAGatcatttgaatatttacGATTGACTAGTTTGGGTGTGATTGGAGCATTAGTGAAAAATGATACTCCAGAAGtgattaattttttattaacaaCAGAAATTGTCCCCTTATGTTTAAATATAATGGAAATATCATCAGAATTATCGAAAACAGTGGCAATTTTTATCTTAcagaaaattttattagatGATCAAGGTTTAGCTTATGTTTGTACTACGTTTGAAAGATTTCATACTGTGGCTTCagtattatcaaaaatgaTTGATCAACTTAGTATTGCTGTaaattcaaccaattctcaacaacaacaacaacaacaaggtCAACAAgcccaacaacaacaacaacaacaacaacagacTCAATCAGTACCATCATCAAATAGTTCAGGAAGATTATTAAAACATGTTGTTAGATGTTATATGAGATTATCTGATAATTTAGAAGCTAGAAAAGCATTAGCTAATATATTACCCGAACCATTACGTGATGGAACTTTTTCTACAATTTTACAAGATGATTTAGCAACTAAAAGATGTTTATCTCAATTATTATCTAATATTAATGAACCTCAATAA
- a CDS encoding uncharacterized protein (Putative intranuclear transport and DNA replication mediator; heterozygous null mutant exhibits resistance to parnafungin in the C. albicans fitness test; Spider biofilm induced), whose protein sequence is MAKRKSKQQDLEKKKKLKQSQDEQLSTGLFNNVGQGQHQGDDDDEEGDEIDWDNQEMDYELIPRKITTKKTIEALPIKKSDGTIERVVREVEEEEEEEEEEEPEEEPELENDVENEPSKQENKENKEEGDIDTDDTLTPQEKLIQTKEEIAELGSKLIEDPEENIVCLTRLRKMSESKNFMTSQLSILALIPIFKSLAPSYKIRPLTDTEKREKVSREIAKLRNFEQNLVINYKAYIELLTKYSKISYSNSMNNNKITSDQLKRGNIALKAATELCLSSLRHFNFREELFTIIIKRLNKKPQHQQDYPIFIKSLRVLETLLKDDAEHGDITFDIIKIMTKSIKDKKFRVDESVVNVFLSISLLEDYDPNNNNNNKDDHHNTTLKPKLKKKDRIHLSKKERKARKERKEIEEEIQKAEQAITVEQREKYQAQVLKMVLTLYLEILKAGSSSSQLIDGDGKKTKNDASLLMGAVLEGLSRFGQMSNLDLLGDFLEVLREIMTDIIEEHKQSGDNDNDNDNDDESGGMYSGNELRTILLCIATSFSLVLNHNSMGKLPMAIDLSKFVSTLYIILTDLALDPDLEFSHKTLRLADPLSSSSLSNELENNKPAVNVSTKAELLLRCLDFIFFRSKNGTIPRATAFIKRLYILTLQTPEKTSLANLKFIGKLMNRYGENIKGLWNTEERISGEGNYILGIERQNKDKDVELERSNSGAATLWENVLLDKHYSIMIKDGSRSLMKNSKANTN, encoded by the coding sequence ATGGCTAAACGAAAAAGTAAACAACaagatttagaaaaaaagaagaaacttAAACAAAGTCAAGATGAACAATTATCTACGGGATTGTTCAATAATGTTGGACAGGGACAACACCAAGGggatgatgacgatgaagaaGGTGATGAAATAGATTGGGATAATCAAGAGATGGATTATGAATTAATACCAAGGAAAATCACCACcaagaaaacaattgaagcattaccaattaaaaaatcCGACGGGACTATAGAAAGAGTTGTTAGagaagttgaagaagaagaagaggaagaggaagaggaagagCCTGAAGAAGAGCCtgaattagaaaatgatgttgaaaatgaaccatcaaaacaagaaaacaaagaaaataaagagGAGGGGGATATTGATACCGACGACACATTAACACCACAAGAAAAGTTaattcaaacaaaagaagaaattgcaGAATTAGgatcaaaattaattgaagatCCTGAAGAAAATATAGTTTGTCTTACTAGATTAAGAAAAATGTCTGAATCGAAAAATTTCATGACATctcaattatcaatattagCATTAAtaccaatttttaaatctCTTGCTCCATCTTATAAGATAAGACCATTAACTGATACtgaaaaaagagaaaaagttAGTCGTGAAATAGCtaaattaagaaattttgaacaaaatttagtgataaattataaagCTTacattgaattattaacaaaataTCTGAAAATATCATATTCAAATTctatgaataataataaaatcactAGTGATCAATTGAAACGAGGCAATATTGCTTTAAAAGCAGCCACTGAACTTTGTTTAAGTTCATTAAGACATTTTAATTTCCGAGAAGAATtatttactattattattaaacgattaaataaaaaacctcaacatcaacaagattatccaatatttataaaatcTTTAAGAGTTTTAGAAACTTTATTAAAAGATGATGCTGAACATGGAGATATTACTTTtgatataataaaaatcatgacaaaatcaattaaagataaaaaattCCGAGTTGATGAATCAGTTGTTaatgtttttttatcaatttcattattagaagATTATGAtcctaataataataataataataaagatgaTCATCACAACACCACtttaaaaccaaaattaaaaaaaaaggatcGAATTCATTTATCTAAAAAAGAACGGAAAGCTCgtaaagaaagaaaagaaattgaagaagaaatacaAAAGGCTGAACAAGCCATCACTGTTGAACAACGAGAAAAATATCAAGCTCAAGTATTAAAAATGGTATTAACTTTATATCTAGAAATATTAAAAGCAGGGTCGTCTAGTTcacaattaattgatggtgatggtaaaaaaactaaaaatgaTGCTAGTTTGTTAATGGGGGCGGTTTTAGAAGGATTATCAAGATTTGGTCAAATGTCAAATTTAGATTTATTAGGTGATTTTTTGGAAGTATTAAGAGAAATTATGACCGATATCATTGAAGAACATAAACAAAGtggtgataatgataatgataatgataatgatgatgaaagtGGGGGGATGTATAGTGGGAATGAATTAAgaacaatattattatgtaTTGCCacatcattttcattagtATTAAATCATAATTCTATGGGGAAATTACCTATGGCAATAGATTTAAGTAAATTTGTTTCCAcattatatattattttaaCCGATTTGGCATTAGATCCTGATTTAGAATTTAGTCATAAAACATTAAGATTAGCTGAtccattatcatcatcatcattatcaaatgaattAGAGAATAATAAACCAGCAGTTAATGTTTCAACTAAAGcagaattattattaagatgtcttgattttatttttttccgATCGAAAAATGGTACTATACCTCGAGCAACAGCATTTATTAAAcgattatatatattaacATTACAAACACCAGAGAAAACTAGTTTGgccaatttgaaatttattggTAAATTAATGAATAGATATGGTGAAAATATTAAAGGATTATGGAACACCGAAGAAAGAATTAGTGGTGAAggaaattatattttagGAATTGAACGAcaaaataaagataaagatgTTGAATTAGAACGAAGTAATAGTGGTGCAGCAACATTATGGGAAAATGTATTATTAGATAAAcattattcaataatgattaAAGATGGTTCAAGGTcgttaatgaaaaatagTAAAGCCAACACCAATTGA
- a CDS encoding proteinase B (Putative vacuolar protease; upregulated in the presence of human neutrophils; Spider biofilm induced) has product MRLSKAVAISILTSLIGVQGLLIPSVGDIIDVFGDSVQKQITNKLEPLKDAAHHAAEHLGMTLQEKLAPIVNSESTRDIIPHKYIVVFKQDVGANEIAFHQEWVALTHTNSLNGLDDQHSFFAATKDIKPEGGGITDTFDIGNLLNGYTGFFLDETIDLIRKNPLVAFVEKDSLVHANEFDIEKGAPWGLARVSHRQPLSLSSFDQYLYDSEAGAGVTAYVIDTGVNVKHEEFSGRAKWGKTIPQGDSDIDGNGHGTHCAGTIGSNDYGVAKKAEIVAVKVLRSNGSGTMSDVVKGVEYAAKSHQEAVKSSKKGFKGSTANMSLGGGKSPALDLAVNAAVKAGLHFAVAAGNENQDACNTSPASAELAITVGASTISDARAYFSNYGKCVDIFAPGLNILSTYIGSDTATAYLSGTSMASPHICGLLSYFVSLQPGADSEFFVAADGISPSQLKKNLIAYGTSDVLSDIPEDTPNILAFNGAGHNLTKFWGNN; this is encoded by the coding sequence ATGAGATTATCTAAAGCTGTTGctatttctattttaaCATCCCTTATTGGTGTTCAAGGTTTACTCATTCCATCTGTTGGTGATATTATTGATGTATTTGGTGATTCTgttcaaaaacaaatcaccAACAAGCTAGAACCATTAAAAGATGCTGCTCATCATGCTGCTGAACATTTAGGTATGACTTTACAAGAGAAATTGGCACCAATTGTTAATTCTGAATCCACTAGAGATATTATTCCtcataaatatattgttgTATTCAAACAAGATGTTGGTGCTAATGAAATTGCTTTCCATCAAGAATGGGTTGCCTTGACTCATACTAATTCTTTAAATGGATTAGATGATCaacattctttttttgctGCTACTAAAGATATTAAACCTGAAGGTGGTGGTATCACTGATACTTTTGATATtggtaatttattaaatggTTATACTGGGTTTTTCTTGGATGAaactattgatttaattagaAAAAACCCTCTTGTGGCctttgttgaaaaagattcATTGGTTCATGCTAATGAATTTGACATTGAAAAAGGTGCTCCATGGGGGTTAGCTAGAGTTTCTCATAGACAACCATTAAgtttatcatcatttgatCAATATTTATATGATAGTGAAGCCGGTGCTGGTGTTACTGCTTATGTTATTGATACTGGGGTCAATGTTAAACATGAAGAATTCTCTGGTAGAGCTAAATGGGGTAAAACTATTCCACAAGGTGATTCTGATATTGATGGTAATGGTCATGGTACTCATTGTGCTGGTACAATTGGATCCAATGATTATGGTGTTGCCAAAAAAGCCGAAATTGTTGCCGTTAAAGTTTTAAGATCAAATGGTTCTGGTACCATGTCTGATGTTGTTAAAGGTGTAGAATATGCTGCTAAATCTCATCAAGAAGCTGTTAAATCCAGCAAGAAAGGTTTTAAAGGTTCAACTGCCAATATGTCTTTAGGTGGTGGCAAATCACCAGCTTTGGATTTGGCAGTTAATGCTGCTGTTAAAGCTGGTTTACAttttgctgttgctgctggTAATGAAAATCAAGATGCTTGTAATACATCTCCAGCTAGTGCTGAATTGGCCATTACTGTTGGTGCCTCGACTATTTCTGATGCTAGAGCttatttttccaattatGGTAAATGTGTTGATATTTTCGCCCCTGGTTTAAACATTTTATCTACTTATATTGGTTCTGATACTGCTACTGCTTATTTGTCAGGTACTTCTATGGCTTCACCTCATATTTGTGGATTATTATcttattttgtttctttacAACCAGGTGCAGATTCAGAATTCTTTGTTGCTGCTGATGGTATTTCTCCAtctcaattgaaaaagaatttgattgcTTATGGTACTTCAGATGTTTTAAGTGATATCCCTGAAGATACTCCAAATATTTTGGCATTCAATGGTGCTGGTCACAATTTGACCAAGTTTTGGGGTAACAATTAa
- the RAD6 gene encoding E2 ubiquitin-conjugating protein (Functional ortholog of S. cerevisiae Rad6; negative regulator of hyphal growth; required for wild-type UV resistance; acts in pathway with Efg1; transcript is UV-induced, slightly repressed during hyphal growth; gene has two introns): protein MSTPARRRLMRDFKRMQQDPPSGVSASPLPDNVMKWNAVIIGPSDTPFEDGTFRLLLSFDEQYPNKPPQVKFISEMFHPNVYASGELCLDILQNRWSPTYDVSSILTSVQSLLNDPNISSPANVEAANLYKDHRSLYVKRVRETVENSWNDDDDEEEEEEDEDEAEDEDDDDDDNIDED, encoded by the exons ATGTCAACACCTGCTAGAAGAAGACTTATGCGTGATTTTAAA cGTATGCAACAAGATCCACCAAGTGGAGTATCAGCATCTCCATTACCAGATAATGTCATGAAATG gaATGCAGTAATTATAGGACCTTCAGATACACCATTTGAAGATGGTACATTtcgattattattactgttTGATGAACAATATCCTAATAAACCACCACAAGTGAAATTTATCTCGGAAATGTTTCATCCTAATGTATATGCCAGTGGAGAATTATGTTTAGatattttacaaaataGATGGTCACCTACTTATGATGTTAGTTCTATATTAACATCGGttcaatcattattaaatgatcCTAATATTTCATCACCGGCTAATGTCGAAGCAGcaaatttatataaagATCATCGATCTCTATATGTGAAAAGAGTTAGAGAAACTGTGGAAAATAGTTggaatgatgatgatgatgaggaggaggaagaggaGGACGAGGATGAAGCTGAAGATGAggacgatgatgatgatgataatataGATGAGGATTAA